In Sphaeramia orbicularis chromosome 3, fSphaOr1.1, whole genome shotgun sequence, a genomic segment contains:
- the plekha7b gene encoding pleckstrin homology domain-containing family A member 7 isoform X4, with protein sequence MAAPLGRDTLPDHWSYGVCRDGRVFFINDKTHTTTWLHPRTGEPVNSGHMIRSDLPRGWEEGFTDEGASYFINHNVRATSFRHPVTGQISPDNTEYTLQDRLESRMSKSVANHRSPNMVAETTKPVTSTAVDSTTGSKGFRGPGKVHSFGKRDHAIKRNLNIPVVVRGWLYKQDSSGMRLWKRKWFVLSDYCLFYYKDSREETVLGSIPLPSYVIAPIEPDDHINRKYAFKASHTGMRSYIYNKNSVIGSQAEHCGMRTYFFSADTQEDMNGWIRAMNQAALMQQSHTIKREVEKPEKVAQQAVPQTNHVHITQNSSQSESLHRTDREEPQDNGIRLAHGDEVRYGVEVHGRPNQLGTEERVERLSPDSVDGATHKNGQPTVVQVTLPPEQNGNVVYQRGFVSRTEPEKHVQRKNTLAQVEQWVKVQKGDPHKSAASTEYNLPRRTPPLKPKANTMDATYQSLPKSPRLPSGSSSPPATCNLPSDYKYAHDRLSHFRMSTDERMATKEGMVWQLYEWQQRQQFRHGSPTAPIYSGPNFTDSSSFRVTVEMPRSISVPPSPCEVPPSVPSTFKPLSPRRPHTPSDRRTVRPLDETAPAQDSTRSSSPGHICTHLSQTSQIERRSMPAMGYITHTVSAPSLHGKTPEELTLLLIQLRRHQAKMAGVHSPSDAFAHLQHHQHNGLLGPSMQADDTYIQLKKDLEYLDLKVKLSRLCEQDKILQELEARIRTLKEDKDKLESVLDVSHQQMEQYRDQPAHAEKIAYQQKLLQEDVVHIRAEISQVSTEMENAWNEYNRLERDVDWLKSALQGQMNRSDLTQQEKVQIRKELWRIEDVIAGLSSSKANYKVTISSVTNPERKFVPSVSASSVPSVSGSPSAMEMRLSQQQQQQQQHSPHLSPSSHTPTLSSSPSQQPLHHSATPITGLKWGEEDVPPRPPLPQLYSPNEHPPAVPPLPRETTVIRHTSVRGLKRQSDERKRDREIGQFTNGDTKIELRPFLSDPELMGVGDGSSHISISASGHDGGYQTLPSRGAAASSLRLNQSSSISSYVTLRRAASAVSGKERPKSALERLYSGDPAQQQQRGKMSADEQLERMKRHQKALVRQRKRTLSHGDRHASSSSRTSSSSSRPLSADLGSWKREQDFDLQLLERAVQGEEAQGVRSVQGEERPPEHKERPRSHSDEWLTFRSTASTTPTKEVDLEPLDYDLDLSKELSKPQKVLIPERYVDSEPEEPLSPQEVEERHRKVERIKSILAKSSVQNLGPTVPVDKPEVGVVALDSALQEQERIITMSYALASEASLKSKLVAAQAISGH encoded by the exons CCACAACGTGAGAGCTACATCATTCCGGCACCCCGTTACAGGACAGATTTCGCCTGACAACACAGAGTACACATTACAGGACAG gcTTGAATCCCGCATGTCCAAGTCAGTGGCCAATCACAGATCCCCCAACATGGTCGCAGAGACCACCAAGCCTGTGACCTCAACAGCAGTGGATTCCACCACAGGGTCAAAG GGTTTCAGAGGTCCTGGGAAAGTACACAGTTTTGGAAAGAGGGATCATGCTATTAAAAGAAATCTCAACATCCCCGTGGTGGTGAGAGGCTGGCTCTATAAACAG GACAGCTCTGGAATGCGACTGTGGAAGCGGAAGTGGTTTGTTTTGTCAGACTACTGCTTGTTTTATTACAAAG ATAGTCGAGAGGAAACTGTGCTGGGTAGCATCCCTCTACCCAGTTATGTCATTGCACCAATCGAGCCCGATGACCACATTAACCGAAAATACGCTTTCAAG GCGAGCCATACAGGAATGCGCTCCTACATTTACAATAAGAACTCTGTGATTGGCTCACAGGCAGAACACTGCGGGATGCGGACATATTTCTTTAGTGCGGACACACAGGAGGACATGAATGGCTGGATCCGGGCCATGAACCAGGCTGCGCTGATGCAGCAGAGTCACACCATAAAGAG AGAGGTGGAGAAGCCAGAGAAGGTTGCCCAGCAGGCAGTTCCACAGACAAACCATGTCCACATCACCCAGAACTCATCTCAGTCAGAAAGTCTTCACAGGACAGACAGAGAAGAACCTCAGGATAATGGTATCCGGTTGGCTCATGGTGACGAGGTGAGGTATGGGGTGGAGGTCCACGGGAGACCGAACCAGTTGGGAACAGAAGAAAGGGTAGAGAGACTTTCTCCAGATTCTGTTGACGGTGCCACACATAAGAACGGCCAGCCGACTGTAGTCCAGGTGACTCTGCCTCCAGAACAGAACGGAAATGTCGTCTACCAAAGGGGCTTTGTTTCACGGACAGAACCTGAGAAACATGTGCAGAGGAAGAATACACTGGCTCAGGTGGAGCAGTGGGTGAAAGTACAAAAAGGAGACCCACACAAGAG TGCTGCATCTACTGAATACAACCTGCCTCGAAGGACTCCTCCTTTGAAGCCAaaagccaacacaatggacgccaCCTATCAGTCGTTGCCAAAGTCTCCCCGTCTCCCATCAGGCAGCAGTTCTCCCCCAGCAACATGCAACCTGCCCAGTGACTACAAGTACGCTCACGATCGGCTCAGCCACTTCCGTATGTCTACTGATGAGCGCATGGCCACCAAGGAGGGAATGGTGTGGCAGCTGTACGAGtggcagcagcggcagcagttCCGTCACGGCAGCCCCACCGCCCCCATCTACAGTGGGCCCAACTTCACAGACTCCTCTTCATTTAGAGTTACCGTGGAGATGCCACGCTCCATCTCTGTGCCTCCATCTCCTTGTGAAGTCCCACCGTCAGTCCCCTCTACCTTCAAACCTTTATCCCCTCGCCGGCCACACACTCCTTCAGACAGACGCACAGTCAGACCCCTGGATGAAACGGCACCTGCACAGGATAGCACAAGGTCCAGCTCCCCCGGTCATATTTGTACCCATCTATCTCAG ACTTCCCAGATCGAGAGAAGGTCCATGCCCGCCATGGGCTACATCACACACACTGTCAGTGCACCAAGCTTGCATGGAAAAACG CCAGAGGAGCTGACTCTGCTCCTCATTCAGCTTCGGAGGCACCAGGCCAAGATGGCTGGTGTGCATAGCCCCAGCGATGCGTTCGCTCACCTGCAGCACCACCAGCACAACGGCCTTCTAGGCCCCAGCATGCAG GCTGATGATACTTACATACAACTGAAGAAGGACCTGGAGTATCTAGATCTGAAG GTGAAATTAAGCCGATTGTGTGAACAAGACAAGATTTTACAGGAGCTCGAAGCCAGGATACGCACTTTAAAGGAAGACAAG GACAAACTGGAGTCTGTGCTGGATGTTTCCCACCAGCAGATGGAGCAGTACCGAGATCAGCCGGCTCATGCTGAGAAGATTGCCTACCAGCAGAAATTACTACAAGAGGATGTGGTGCACATCAGGGCTGAAATATCACAAGTATCTACA GAGATGGAGAATGCGTGGAACGAATACAACCGGCTGGAGAGAGACGTGGACTGGCTAAAGTCAGCCCTGCAGGGGCAGATGAACCGCAGTGATCTGACTCAG CAAGAGAAAGTCCAGATCAGGAAAGAGTTGTGGAGGATTGAGGATGTCATTGCAGGCCTCAGTTCCAGTAAAGCCAACTACAAAGTCACTATCTCCTCTGTGACCAACCCAG AGAGGAAATTTGTGCCTTCAGTGTCGGCGTCATCAGTGCCTTCTGTGTCTGGGAGCCCGTCTGCTATGGAGATGAGACtgtcccagcagcagcagcagcagcagcagcacagcccCCACCTCAGCCCCAGTAGCCACACCCCCACCCTCTCCTCCAGCCCCAGCCAGCAGCCCTTACACCACTCTGCAACCCCCATCACCGGGCTGAAATGG GGTGAGGAAGACGTGCCCCCCAGACCTCCTCTACCTCAGCTCTACAGTCCCAACGAGCACCCCCCCGCTGTGCCCCCGCTGCCCAGAGAGACCACAGTCATCCGACACACATCTGTACGTGGCCTCAAACGACAGTCAGACGAACGCAAGAGGGACAGAGAAATAGGCCAGTTCACCAACGGAGACACTAAG ATTGAACTTCGACCTTTCCTGAGTGACCCTGAGCTTATGGGAGTCGGAGATGGTTCCAGTCACATCAGCATATCAGCATCAGGACACGATGGAGGATATCAGACATTACCGAGCAGAG GAGCGGCTGCCTCCTCACTTAGGCTAAATCAGTCCTCAAGCATCTCCTCATATGTGACTCTCCGAAGAGCAGCCTCAGCTGTCAGTGGGAAG GAGAGACCAAAAAGTGCCTTGGAGCGTCTGTACTCTGGGGACCCagcgcagcagcagcagagagGGAAGATGAGTGCTGATGAGCAGCTGGAGAGGATGAAGAGGCACCAGAAGGCCCTCGTCCGCCAGCGCAAACGCACCCTGAGTCACGGAGACCGCCATGCCTCTTCATCATCCCGCACTTCATCCTCTTCCTCGCGCCCACTTTCAGCAGACTTGGGATCA TGGAAGAGAGAGCAGGACTTTGACCTGCAGTTGCTCGAGAGGGCTGTTCAAGGAGAGGAGGCTCAGGGAGTTAGGAGCGTCCAGGGTGAGGAACGGCCTCCTGAGCATAAAGAGAGGCCGCGCTCACATTCGGATGAATGGCTGACTTTCCGTTCCACGGCTTCGACCACTCCCACCAAAGAAGTTGATCTGGAACCACTAGACTATGATCTGGATCTCAGCAAAGAG CTGTCCAAGCCTCAGAAGGTGTTGATCCCAGAACGCTATGTGGATTCAGAACCTGAGGAGCCCCTCAGTCCACAAGAGGTTGAGGAGCGCCATCGCAAGGTGGAGCGCATCAAGAGCATTTTAGCGAAGTccag TGTGCAAAACCTAGGCCCTACAGTACCTGTGGACAAACCAGAGGTGGGAGTGGTGGCACTGGACTCAGCTCTGCAGGAGCAGGAGAGGATCATCACTATGTCCTACGCTCTGGCCTCAGAAGCCTCCCTAAAGAGCAAACTGGTTGCAG CTCAAGCGATTTCTGGACACTGA
- the plekha7b gene encoding pleckstrin homology domain-containing family A member 7 isoform X2, producing the protein MAAPLGRDTLPDHWSYGVCRDGRVFFINDKTHTTTWLHPRTGEPVNSGHMIRSDLPRGWEEGFTDEGASYFINHNVRATSFRHPVTGQISPDNTEYTLQDRLESRMSKSVANHRSPNMVAETTKPVTSTAVDSTTGSKGFRGPGKVHSFGKRDHAIKRNLNIPVVVRGWLYKQDSSGMRLWKRKWFVLSDYCLFYYKDSREETVLGSIPLPSYVIAPIEPDDHINRKYAFKASHTGMRSYIYNKNSVIGSQAEHCGMRTYFFSADTQEDMNGWIRAMNQAALMQQSHTIKREVEKPEKVAQQAVPQTNHVHITQNSSQSESLHRTDREEPQDNGIRLAHGDEVRYGVEVHGRPNQLGTEERVERLSPDSVDGATHKNGQPTVVQVTLPPEQNGNVVYQRGFVSRTEPEKHVQRKNTLAQVEQWVKVQKGDPHKSAASTEYNLPRRTPPLKPKANTMDATYQSLPKSPRLPSGSSSPPATCNLPSDYKYAHDRLSHFRMSTDERMATKEGMVWQLYEWQQRQQFRHGSPTAPIYSGPNFTDSSSFRVTVEMPRSISVPPSPCEVPPSVPSTFKPLSPRRPHTPSDRRTVRPLDETAPAQDSTRSSSPGHICTHLSQTSQIERRSMPAMGYITHTVSAPSLHGKTPEELTLLLIQLRRHQAKMAGVHSPSDAFAHLQHHQHNGLLGPSMQVTGCESLKKERPSRPVKIAESDADVKLSRLCEQDKILQELEARIRTLKEDKDKLESVLDVSHQQMEQYRDQPAHAEKIAYQQKLLQEDVVHIRAEISQVSTEMENAWNEYNRLERDVDWLKSALQGQMNRSDLTQQEKVQIRKELWRIEDVIAGLSSSKANYKVTISSVTNPERKFVPSVSASSVPSVSGSPSAMEMRLSQQQQQQQQHSPHLSPSSHTPTLSSSPSQQPLHHSATPITGLKWGEEDVPPRPPLPQLYSPNEHPPAVPPLPRETTVIRHTSVRGLKRQSDERKRDREIGQFTNGDTKIELRPFLSDPELMGVGDGSSHISISASGHDGGYQTLPSRGAAASSLRLNQSSSISSYVTLRRAASAVSGKERPKSALERLYSGDPAQQQQRGKMSADEQLERMKRHQKALVRQRKRTLSHGDRHASSSSRTSSSSSRPLSADLGSWKREQDFDLQLLERAVQGEEAQGVRSVQGEERPPEHKERPRSHSDEWLTFRSTASTTPTKEVDLEPLDYDLDLSKELSKPQKVLIPERYVDSEPEEPLSPQEVEERHRKVERIKSILAKSSVQNLGPTVPVDKPEVGVVALDSALQEQERIITMSYALASEASLKSKLVAAQAISGH; encoded by the exons CCACAACGTGAGAGCTACATCATTCCGGCACCCCGTTACAGGACAGATTTCGCCTGACAACACAGAGTACACATTACAGGACAG gcTTGAATCCCGCATGTCCAAGTCAGTGGCCAATCACAGATCCCCCAACATGGTCGCAGAGACCACCAAGCCTGTGACCTCAACAGCAGTGGATTCCACCACAGGGTCAAAG GGTTTCAGAGGTCCTGGGAAAGTACACAGTTTTGGAAAGAGGGATCATGCTATTAAAAGAAATCTCAACATCCCCGTGGTGGTGAGAGGCTGGCTCTATAAACAG GACAGCTCTGGAATGCGACTGTGGAAGCGGAAGTGGTTTGTTTTGTCAGACTACTGCTTGTTTTATTACAAAG ATAGTCGAGAGGAAACTGTGCTGGGTAGCATCCCTCTACCCAGTTATGTCATTGCACCAATCGAGCCCGATGACCACATTAACCGAAAATACGCTTTCAAG GCGAGCCATACAGGAATGCGCTCCTACATTTACAATAAGAACTCTGTGATTGGCTCACAGGCAGAACACTGCGGGATGCGGACATATTTCTTTAGTGCGGACACACAGGAGGACATGAATGGCTGGATCCGGGCCATGAACCAGGCTGCGCTGATGCAGCAGAGTCACACCATAAAGAG AGAGGTGGAGAAGCCAGAGAAGGTTGCCCAGCAGGCAGTTCCACAGACAAACCATGTCCACATCACCCAGAACTCATCTCAGTCAGAAAGTCTTCACAGGACAGACAGAGAAGAACCTCAGGATAATGGTATCCGGTTGGCTCATGGTGACGAGGTGAGGTATGGGGTGGAGGTCCACGGGAGACCGAACCAGTTGGGAACAGAAGAAAGGGTAGAGAGACTTTCTCCAGATTCTGTTGACGGTGCCACACATAAGAACGGCCAGCCGACTGTAGTCCAGGTGACTCTGCCTCCAGAACAGAACGGAAATGTCGTCTACCAAAGGGGCTTTGTTTCACGGACAGAACCTGAGAAACATGTGCAGAGGAAGAATACACTGGCTCAGGTGGAGCAGTGGGTGAAAGTACAAAAAGGAGACCCACACAAGAG TGCTGCATCTACTGAATACAACCTGCCTCGAAGGACTCCTCCTTTGAAGCCAaaagccaacacaatggacgccaCCTATCAGTCGTTGCCAAAGTCTCCCCGTCTCCCATCAGGCAGCAGTTCTCCCCCAGCAACATGCAACCTGCCCAGTGACTACAAGTACGCTCACGATCGGCTCAGCCACTTCCGTATGTCTACTGATGAGCGCATGGCCACCAAGGAGGGAATGGTGTGGCAGCTGTACGAGtggcagcagcggcagcagttCCGTCACGGCAGCCCCACCGCCCCCATCTACAGTGGGCCCAACTTCACAGACTCCTCTTCATTTAGAGTTACCGTGGAGATGCCACGCTCCATCTCTGTGCCTCCATCTCCTTGTGAAGTCCCACCGTCAGTCCCCTCTACCTTCAAACCTTTATCCCCTCGCCGGCCACACACTCCTTCAGACAGACGCACAGTCAGACCCCTGGATGAAACGGCACCTGCACAGGATAGCACAAGGTCCAGCTCCCCCGGTCATATTTGTACCCATCTATCTCAG ACTTCCCAGATCGAGAGAAGGTCCATGCCCGCCATGGGCTACATCACACACACTGTCAGTGCACCAAGCTTGCATGGAAAAACG CCAGAGGAGCTGACTCTGCTCCTCATTCAGCTTCGGAGGCACCAGGCCAAGATGGCTGGTGTGCATAGCCCCAGCGATGCGTTCGCTCACCTGCAGCACCACCAGCACAACGGCCTTCTAGGCCCCAGCATGCAG GTTACTGGATGTGAAAGCCTAAAAAAAGAAAGACCATCAAGGCCTGTGAAAATAGCAGAAAGTGATGCCGAT GTGAAATTAAGCCGATTGTGTGAACAAGACAAGATTTTACAGGAGCTCGAAGCCAGGATACGCACTTTAAAGGAAGACAAG GACAAACTGGAGTCTGTGCTGGATGTTTCCCACCAGCAGATGGAGCAGTACCGAGATCAGCCGGCTCATGCTGAGAAGATTGCCTACCAGCAGAAATTACTACAAGAGGATGTGGTGCACATCAGGGCTGAAATATCACAAGTATCTACA GAGATGGAGAATGCGTGGAACGAATACAACCGGCTGGAGAGAGACGTGGACTGGCTAAAGTCAGCCCTGCAGGGGCAGATGAACCGCAGTGATCTGACTCAG CAAGAGAAAGTCCAGATCAGGAAAGAGTTGTGGAGGATTGAGGATGTCATTGCAGGCCTCAGTTCCAGTAAAGCCAACTACAAAGTCACTATCTCCTCTGTGACCAACCCAG AGAGGAAATTTGTGCCTTCAGTGTCGGCGTCATCAGTGCCTTCTGTGTCTGGGAGCCCGTCTGCTATGGAGATGAGACtgtcccagcagcagcagcagcagcagcagcacagcccCCACCTCAGCCCCAGTAGCCACACCCCCACCCTCTCCTCCAGCCCCAGCCAGCAGCCCTTACACCACTCTGCAACCCCCATCACCGGGCTGAAATGG GGTGAGGAAGACGTGCCCCCCAGACCTCCTCTACCTCAGCTCTACAGTCCCAACGAGCACCCCCCCGCTGTGCCCCCGCTGCCCAGAGAGACCACAGTCATCCGACACACATCTGTACGTGGCCTCAAACGACAGTCAGACGAACGCAAGAGGGACAGAGAAATAGGCCAGTTCACCAACGGAGACACTAAG ATTGAACTTCGACCTTTCCTGAGTGACCCTGAGCTTATGGGAGTCGGAGATGGTTCCAGTCACATCAGCATATCAGCATCAGGACACGATGGAGGATATCAGACATTACCGAGCAGAG GAGCGGCTGCCTCCTCACTTAGGCTAAATCAGTCCTCAAGCATCTCCTCATATGTGACTCTCCGAAGAGCAGCCTCAGCTGTCAGTGGGAAG GAGAGACCAAAAAGTGCCTTGGAGCGTCTGTACTCTGGGGACCCagcgcagcagcagcagagagGGAAGATGAGTGCTGATGAGCAGCTGGAGAGGATGAAGAGGCACCAGAAGGCCCTCGTCCGCCAGCGCAAACGCACCCTGAGTCACGGAGACCGCCATGCCTCTTCATCATCCCGCACTTCATCCTCTTCCTCGCGCCCACTTTCAGCAGACTTGGGATCA TGGAAGAGAGAGCAGGACTTTGACCTGCAGTTGCTCGAGAGGGCTGTTCAAGGAGAGGAGGCTCAGGGAGTTAGGAGCGTCCAGGGTGAGGAACGGCCTCCTGAGCATAAAGAGAGGCCGCGCTCACATTCGGATGAATGGCTGACTTTCCGTTCCACGGCTTCGACCACTCCCACCAAAGAAGTTGATCTGGAACCACTAGACTATGATCTGGATCTCAGCAAAGAG CTGTCCAAGCCTCAGAAGGTGTTGATCCCAGAACGCTATGTGGATTCAGAACCTGAGGAGCCCCTCAGTCCACAAGAGGTTGAGGAGCGCCATCGCAAGGTGGAGCGCATCAAGAGCATTTTAGCGAAGTccag TGTGCAAAACCTAGGCCCTACAGTACCTGTGGACAAACCAGAGGTGGGAGTGGTGGCACTGGACTCAGCTCTGCAGGAGCAGGAGAGGATCATCACTATGTCCTACGCTCTGGCCTCAGAAGCCTCCCTAAAGAGCAAACTGGTTGCAG CTCAAGCGATTTCTGGACACTGA